Proteins encoded within one genomic window of Dyadobacter chenhuakuii:
- a CDS encoding RNA polymerase sigma factor gives MQPQIQATLKVQMKPTFTDEQLVVQLSESNKRAFEEIYDRYWYKLYCISFHQTGSKEEAEELVHDLFESLWKRRLESKITHLSSYLVIALKYLVVNHIKSQITWRKYQEYVLLNKMHEISTTEENIEFNDLSEAIDKAMKKLPEKTSRVFQLSRFENQSVKNIAKELHISEKAVEYHITKSLKVLKDNLWIYQTDN, from the coding sequence TTGCAGCCACAAATCCAGGCCACATTAAAGGTTCAGATGAAGCCAACATTTACCGATGAACAACTGGTCGTTCAGCTTTCCGAAAGCAATAAACGCGCTTTTGAGGAGATCTATGACCGTTATTGGTATAAGTTGTACTGCATTTCATTTCACCAGACCGGATCAAAAGAAGAGGCAGAAGAACTGGTGCACGATTTGTTTGAAAGCCTTTGGAAGAGAAGGTTAGAGAGTAAAATCACGCATCTGAGCTCCTATCTGGTCATTGCACTGAAATACTTGGTCGTTAATCACATCAAATCGCAGATTACCTGGCGGAAATACCAGGAATATGTGCTTCTGAACAAGATGCACGAGATTTCGACGACGGAGGAGAACATTGAATTCAATGATCTTTCCGAAGCCATTGATAAGGCCATGAAAAAATTGCCGGAGAAGACAAGCCGTGTGTTTCAGCTTAGCCGCTTTGAAAATCAGTCGGTTAAGAACATTGCCAAAGAACTCCACATTTCTGAAAAAGCTGTGGAATATCACATTACCAAGTCCCTGAAAGTCCTTAAAGACAATCTTTGGATTTATCAGACAGATAATTGA
- a CDS encoding FecR family protein — MNQYDFQKTLKKYLAGQQTQEEEDFILEHLKNNPLNETPVFEDEKAVIGKRIKKKLVANTIAEPIVVRLRPYLAAAASVLVVIGFWFFFTNKNTPETTAALDFLPDDSVIEIKNTSGKSQNVPLEDGSIVILQKNSSISYPEHFGKKNRLVYLHGEAFFQIKRNPAKPFIVSTGTLVTKVLGTSFTVKSYDESASVEVQVKTGRVSVYEGTAKNVVNRNGVILTPNQRIVFDKKSKKIELSIIENPMLVVPVSETEHGFTFSEVPVKNVFSALEKSYGIDIVLENDSTDSCLFTGDLNGLTLFQQLDLICQSANITYERRGTALFVQGAGCDI, encoded by the coding sequence ATGAATCAATACGATTTCCAGAAAACCCTGAAAAAATATCTTGCCGGGCAGCAAACCCAGGAAGAAGAGGATTTCATTCTGGAACATTTAAAAAATAACCCTTTGAACGAAACACCCGTTTTCGAGGACGAAAAGGCGGTTATAGGTAAGCGAATTAAGAAAAAACTGGTTGCTAACACGATCGCTGAGCCCATTGTTGTCCGTTTAAGGCCTTATCTGGCTGCTGCGGCTTCGGTGCTGGTTGTGATCGGGTTCTGGTTTTTTTTTACAAATAAAAATACGCCTGAAACCACTGCTGCACTGGATTTCTTACCTGATGACAGCGTTATTGAAATTAAAAATACATCAGGCAAATCCCAAAATGTGCCGTTGGAAGATGGCAGCATTGTGATTTTGCAAAAGAACAGCAGCATTAGTTACCCCGAACATTTCGGCAAGAAAAACAGGCTTGTTTACTTACACGGCGAAGCTTTTTTTCAAATAAAACGAAATCCTGCAAAGCCATTTATCGTCTCGACGGGCACATTGGTTACAAAAGTGCTGGGAACCAGTTTTACGGTTAAATCCTATGACGAATCTGCGTCTGTGGAAGTACAGGTGAAGACGGGCCGCGTGTCCGTTTATGAAGGAACGGCTAAGAATGTTGTTAATCGTAACGGTGTGATCCTGACGCCAAATCAGCGCATTGTTTTTGATAAAAAATCGAAGAAAATAGAGTTGTCCATCATTGAAAACCCGATGCTGGTCGTTCCGGTCAGCGAAACCGAACATGGCTTCACGTTCTCCGAAGTCCCTGTGAAAAATGTATTCTCAGCCCTCGAAAAATCTTACGGAATTGATATCGTGCTCGAAAACGATTCAACCGATTCCTGCCTTTTTACAGGCGATTTGAATGGGTTAACGCTGTTCCAGCAGCTGGATCTGATCTGCCAGTCGGCCAACATTACTTACGAAAGACGCGGAACGGCCCTGTTTGTCCAGGGTGCGGGATGCGACATTTAG
- a CDS encoding TonB-dependent receptor yields MHKKIPLKRVVYKVMSTTAKQLIIAILCCGMSFAHTLHGQELLNKEISLKVESLEVKKVLQMIEKQADVKFVYSTSSIQNSQNTGLKEVKGTLNKVLDQLLTPLNVSYEVVGNSRILLRKKPLAPTGNEQTLQNQGITAERNITGKVLDEKGAGLPGVNILLVGTQQGTSTDENGDFRIAVPDQNATLKFSFIGYVSQEVPVDKEIISVTLAPDVSALKEVVVVGYGTQEKKDVTGAVSSVKGADFQNLPSGGAQQALQGRAAGVNIVRNGGAPGDAGSIQIRGFGTVNNSSPLVVIDGVPAGTMNDVNPNDIESIEILKDASASAIYGTRAANGVILITTKRGKFDNPLSVTVNAYVGVTNRIRSLDVLTAPQLAEMKQKAYTNDKLDIPAIWEDKQYQTQLTNWQDELLKQGVTRNYDASLRGGGKYSTFAISGGYYNEDGIIGKSNYTRYTFRINSDHKVGSRIKIGQNFQYTNTHNSGPDTQSSQTGLLFTAIRFHPGLPVRNANGSYGSTDGLGAFGDLNNPIFTVDTQDKNNIRNRFLGNLTGELEIANRLKLRANLAMDGTFSDSQTFDIKVNDQFRKNSYNQLSVGRDKTWSFLQEYFLSYDKAFGKNSLSVVGGYTSQTFKSIYANQWGREFASEDPSLRYMQYAGIIVSVPLANGGNGGRSYDALGSWFGRVNYSFNDRYLFTATMRSDGSSKFAPGNQWGIFPAFSLGWRLSEEDFFKNALPVFSNFKLTGGWGQLGNQNVASLQYLALINSTFRYAFGNGGVQNQVSGAAQSRLANLNIGWETAEMSNFGLEAGLFKNSLYLSANYFIKDTKKMLLAPPSVGTIGSATIPDQNVGQLRNQGLELEASYKHTVGAVTFNVSGNATFIKNRITKLATPGGFLATQLYGRGQQEIVRTYEGQPYGTFYGYKTNGIYQNTNEIDGDANISNDPRRADGQIVPGDVRFLDLNNDGIVDDDDRTIIGSPQPKINYGFSAGANYKGFDFTLFFVGVGGVSIYNADRMQGLDASYPFNLYADALNSWNGEGSSNTIPRMSINNTNRNFRPSDLFVEKGDYLRLKNMTLGYAIPKNAISKLKMSQARIYVTGQNLLTFTKYSGLNPELGYVGSGGTYNQLNVDYAQYPLARTWTIGATISF; encoded by the coding sequence ATGCATAAAAAAATACCCCTCAAAAGGGTTGTTTACAAGGTCATGAGTACTACGGCTAAACAACTGATTATCGCCATATTATGCTGCGGCATGTCGTTCGCGCATACACTTCACGGGCAGGAATTGCTGAATAAGGAGATTTCACTGAAAGTGGAATCGCTGGAAGTGAAAAAGGTGCTCCAAATGATCGAGAAGCAGGCGGACGTGAAGTTCGTATATAGCACATCGAGTATTCAGAATTCGCAAAATACAGGTTTGAAAGAGGTTAAGGGAACCTTGAACAAGGTCTTGGATCAATTGCTGACGCCTTTGAATGTGTCCTATGAAGTGGTTGGCAACTCGCGGATCCTGCTTAGAAAAAAGCCCTTAGCTCCGACCGGGAACGAACAAACATTGCAAAACCAGGGGATCACAGCGGAGCGTAACATTACAGGAAAAGTGCTGGACGAAAAAGGCGCCGGTCTTCCGGGCGTGAACATCCTGCTTGTAGGCACGCAACAGGGAACTTCCACGGATGAAAATGGTGATTTCCGCATTGCCGTGCCTGATCAGAATGCCACTTTGAAATTCTCCTTCATCGGCTATGTAAGTCAGGAAGTGCCTGTGGATAAGGAGATTATCAGCGTAACACTTGCTCCCGACGTGAGCGCGCTGAAAGAAGTGGTTGTGGTGGGTTACGGAACGCAGGAAAAGAAAGACGTTACCGGCGCCGTGTCATCGGTTAAGGGTGCTGATTTTCAAAATCTGCCTTCCGGCGGTGCGCAGCAGGCATTGCAAGGCCGTGCTGCGGGTGTGAACATTGTCCGCAATGGCGGTGCTCCGGGTGATGCGGGTTCTATTCAGATCCGTGGTTTTGGAACGGTTAACAACTCTTCTCCATTGGTGGTTATTGACGGCGTTCCGGCTGGCACAATGAATGACGTGAACCCGAATGACATTGAATCGATAGAGATTTTAAAAGATGCATCTGCCTCCGCCATCTATGGAACGAGGGCGGCTAATGGCGTTATCCTGATCACGACCAAACGCGGGAAATTCGATAATCCACTGTCTGTCACCGTGAATGCTTATGTAGGCGTTACGAACCGGATCAGATCCCTGGATGTGCTTACCGCGCCTCAATTAGCAGAAATGAAGCAAAAAGCATACACCAACGACAAGCTGGACATTCCGGCGATCTGGGAAGATAAACAATATCAGACGCAGCTTACCAACTGGCAGGACGAACTTTTAAAACAGGGCGTTACCCGCAATTATGACGCATCGCTGCGCGGTGGCGGTAAATATTCGACTTTTGCGATTTCGGGAGGTTACTATAATGAGGACGGAATAATCGGGAAATCAAACTATACGCGGTATACATTCCGGATCAATTCGGACCATAAGGTGGGTTCGCGGATTAAAATCGGGCAGAATTTCCAGTATACCAACACGCATAATTCAGGTCCGGACACGCAATCTTCACAAACTGGCCTGCTGTTCACCGCTATCCGTTTCCATCCTGGTTTGCCGGTCCGCAATGCCAATGGCTCCTATGGTTCAACCGACGGATTGGGTGCATTCGGAGACTTGAACAACCCCATTTTTACAGTTGATACACAGGATAAAAACAATATCCGAAACCGCTTTCTTGGCAACCTTACCGGCGAACTTGAAATTGCGAACAGATTGAAATTGCGTGCAAACCTGGCCATGGACGGTACGTTTTCAGACAGCCAGACATTTGACATAAAGGTCAACGACCAATTCCGCAAAAATTCTTACAATCAGTTGAGCGTGGGGCGTGATAAAACGTGGTCATTCCTGCAGGAGTATTTCCTTTCTTACGACAAGGCATTTGGGAAAAATTCGCTGAGTGTAGTCGGTGGTTATACTTCGCAGACATTCAAAAGCATTTATGCTAATCAATGGGGACGTGAGTTTGCGAGTGAAGATCCTTCGTTGCGTTACATGCAGTATGCGGGGATCATCGTTTCGGTTCCTTTGGCGAACGGCGGCAACGGCGGCCGCAGTTATGACGCGCTTGGGTCGTGGTTTGGAAGGGTTAATTATTCCTTTAATGACCGGTATCTGTTTACGGCAACTATGCGGAGTGACGGATCTTCCAAGTTTGCTCCCGGAAATCAGTGGGGCATTTTTCCGGCATTCTCGCTGGGATGGAGACTTTCGGAAGAAGATTTTTTCAAAAATGCACTGCCTGTTTTCAGCAATTTCAAGCTGACGGGTGGCTGGGGACAGCTGGGTAACCAGAATGTGGCTTCCCTGCAATATCTGGCTTTGATCAACTCTACTTTCCGTTATGCATTTGGAAATGGCGGGGTGCAAAATCAGGTTTCAGGCGCGGCCCAGAGCAGGCTGGCCAATTTGAACATTGGCTGGGAAACGGCGGAAATGAGCAATTTCGGCCTGGAAGCAGGTTTGTTTAAAAACAGCCTCTATCTTTCTGCAAACTATTTTATTAAGGATACAAAAAAAATGCTGCTTGCGCCGCCATCAGTCGGCACAATCGGCAGCGCCACTATTCCTGACCAGAATGTGGGACAGCTCAGAAACCAGGGCTTAGAGCTGGAAGCTTCCTATAAGCATACAGTTGGTGCGGTAACATTCAATGTGAGTGGTAATGCGACTTTTATTAAAAACAGAATTACCAAACTGGCCACGCCAGGCGGTTTCCTGGCAACACAGCTTTACGGAAGGGGCCAGCAGGAAATTGTAAGAACGTATGAAGGTCAGCCATATGGCACTTTTTATGGCTATAAAACGAATGGAATTTACCAGAATACCAATGAAATTGATGGCGATGCAAACATTTCAAACGATCCGCGCCGTGCAGACGGACAGATTGTGCCGGGCGATGTGCGTTTCCTGGATTTGAACAACGACGGCATTGTGGATGATGATGACAGAACGATCATCGGCAGCCCGCAGCCAAAAATTAACTACGGATTTTCTGCGGGTGCTAACTATAAAGGGTTTGACTTCACATTGTTCTTCGTGGGTGTAGGCGGCGTTTCGATTTACAATGCTGACCGCATGCAAGGGCTTGACGCAAGTTATCCTTTCAACCTCTATGCCGATGCTTTGAACAGCTGGAACGGCGAGGGATCGAGCAACACCATTCCCCGGATGAGCATTAACAACACGAACCGGAATTTCAGGCCTTCCGACCTTTTTGTGGAAAAAGGAGATTATCTGCGCTTAAAAAACATGACCCTTGGATATGCTATTCCAAAGAATGCGATCAGCAAACTAAAAATGTCACAGGCGCGGATTTATGTGACAGGGCAAAACTTGTTGACTTTCACGAAATATTCCGGCCTGAATCCGGAGCTGGGATATGTAGGAAGCGGCGGCACTTACAATCAGCTGAACGTGGATTATGCGCAATATCCGCTGGCCCGCACGTGGACGATTGGCGCTACCATTTCTTTCTAA
- a CDS encoding RagB/SusD family nutrient uptake outer membrane protein, giving the protein MKKITILSGYIMLAMLTGCDDLLETTPYGQVTSQQYWRSGDDVVAAVNAVYAPLLEEDGFAHTEYTFDNCSDDMNRAGDHSDETALEMFTFDASNSHILATWKTKYEVISRANAVLINAPKVDMDETLRNRSMGEAYFLRGFIYWRLSLIYGEVPILLEEDALALNFNKPKSTLAEVRAQAEADFIKAASLLPVSHADGDAGRVTQGSANGFLTKLYVYQEQWAKAIEASTKVTSNAAYKLATGFNQNFELATENNPEILFSLQYETGWTADNSPTFYHTPQAFGGWGFHEPIADLVQEYEKGDTRKASSIFSPGDKVDRNEAGVETFDAKMTRVTGYAFKKYTQFAENGDMSQSLNAPFLRTADVYLLAAEAKIRSGANGDAELNVVRKRAGLAAITGATMKNIMHERRVELAGENERHQDLMRWDKAGLIDIVAHYKINRGPNKPSRNFVKPKHYYFPLPQREVDLSNGVLIQNSNY; this is encoded by the coding sequence ATGAAAAAGATAACAATACTATCCGGTTATATCATGCTGGCAATGCTCACAGGCTGTGATGATTTGCTGGAAACGACGCCTTACGGACAGGTGACTTCCCAACAATACTGGCGAAGCGGCGATGATGTGGTGGCGGCAGTGAATGCAGTTTACGCGCCATTGCTTGAAGAAGACGGTTTTGCCCACACAGAATACACATTTGATAACTGCTCGGATGACATGAACCGCGCGGGCGACCATTCGGATGAAACGGCTTTGGAAATGTTCACTTTCGATGCTTCCAACTCGCACATTCTGGCAACCTGGAAAACCAAATACGAAGTCATTTCCAGGGCAAATGCTGTGCTGATTAACGCCCCAAAAGTTGACATGGACGAAACATTGCGCAACCGCAGCATGGGTGAAGCCTACTTTTTGAGAGGTTTTATCTATTGGAGACTATCGCTCATTTACGGTGAAGTGCCTATTTTACTTGAAGAGGACGCATTAGCATTGAATTTTAATAAGCCAAAATCAACATTGGCAGAAGTCCGCGCACAGGCTGAGGCCGACTTTATTAAAGCTGCTTCATTGCTACCCGTGTCGCATGCAGATGGCGATGCAGGCCGCGTTACCCAGGGTTCTGCGAATGGGTTTTTGACCAAATTATACGTGTATCAGGAACAATGGGCGAAAGCGATTGAGGCGAGCACGAAAGTGACATCAAATGCTGCCTACAAGCTGGCCACTGGCTTCAACCAGAATTTTGAGCTGGCCACAGAAAACAATCCCGAAATCTTGTTTTCGCTGCAATACGAAACCGGCTGGACGGCCGACAACTCCCCTACTTTCTACCATACGCCGCAGGCATTCGGCGGATGGGGCTTCCATGAGCCAATCGCGGATCTTGTTCAGGAATATGAAAAAGGCGATACCCGCAAAGCATCTTCCATTTTTAGTCCGGGTGATAAGGTGGATCGCAATGAAGCTGGCGTGGAAACCTTCGACGCAAAGATGACGCGTGTGACAGGTTATGCATTCAAAAAATATACACAGTTCGCTGAAAATGGGGATATGAGCCAGAGTTTGAATGCGCCGTTTTTAAGAACTGCCGACGTTTATCTGTTAGCTGCCGAGGCAAAGATTCGCTCGGGTGCAAATGGTGACGCAGAATTGAATGTCGTGAGAAAACGCGCTGGATTGGCTGCTATCACGGGTGCAACCATGAAAAACATCATGCACGAAAGGCGCGTGGAATTGGCTGGGGAAAACGAAAGACACCAGGATCTGATGCGTTGGGACAAAGCCGGATTGATCGACATTGTAGCACATTACAAGATCAACCGTGGCCCGAACAAGCCCAGCCGCAATTTCGTTAAGCCAAAACATTACTATTTCCCGTTGCCGCAGCGCGAGGTGGATTTGAGTAACGGCGTTTTAATCCAGAACAGCAATTATTAA
- a CDS encoding transporter associated domain-containing protein, with product MKETADSDDPLARTRTGITVPQRCTQTLFAGVIIPTDFLAPYDLILVIFLFLVSLFLSGVRAAYAASGALENPWERKSDTESTLPNRIQQLALSLIQRGITMLALLLAARIAWIHIQDDPNNVYKWISIGCLALWIWLDAMVRYNAARRALEFIPKISGVTNFLIKICQPLAQPIMKLGYSFGVLTPEGAEITTERLEAKAESEEETDLLRGLANFRQTNSKKAMQARLHITAFDIELDFHELMDKINKSGYSRVPVYRDDLDHIEGILNVKDLLPHIHLDEHFNWQKLLRPVYFIPESKHLDDLMKEFQNRRVHMAIVVDEYGGTSGLITLEDIIEEIFGDINDEYDEDDEVNYTQVDDNTYVFEGKVSISDLCRLLNLETDYFDEVRGNNESLAGLLLELFSRLPRTGEMATHREVTFKVQSADKKRIKKVRVLVG from the coding sequence GTGAAAGAAACAGCAGACAGCGACGATCCGCTTGCCCGAACGCGTACGGGGATTACCGTCCCCCAAAGATGTACGCAAACTTTATTTGCAGGAGTCATTATACCCACTGATTTCCTTGCGCCCTACGACCTCATCCTGGTTATATTCCTCTTCCTGGTTTCCCTGTTTCTCTCCGGCGTCCGCGCCGCATATGCTGCCTCCGGTGCATTGGAAAATCCCTGGGAACGAAAAAGTGACACCGAAAGCACGCTTCCAAACCGCATTCAGCAGCTTGCCCTTTCGCTGATTCAGCGTGGGATTACGATGCTCGCCCTACTTTTGGCAGCACGCATTGCCTGGATTCACATTCAGGACGATCCGAACAATGTTTACAAGTGGATTTCCATTGGCTGTCTTGCGCTATGGATCTGGCTGGATGCAATGGTTCGTTACAATGCGGCGCGGCGTGCATTGGAGTTTATTCCGAAGATCTCGGGCGTTACCAATTTCCTGATCAAGATTTGTCAGCCACTTGCGCAGCCTATTATGAAGCTCGGCTATTCATTTGGCGTGCTTACGCCGGAAGGAGCCGAAATCACAACCGAACGACTGGAAGCAAAAGCGGAAAGTGAAGAGGAAACCGACCTTTTACGGGGACTGGCCAATTTCCGTCAGACCAATTCTAAGAAGGCCATGCAGGCGCGTCTGCACATTACCGCGTTCGATATTGAGCTGGATTTCCATGAATTGATGGATAAAATAAATAAATCGGGTTACTCGCGGGTGCCGGTTTACCGGGATGACCTGGACCACATTGAGGGAATTTTGAATGTGAAGGATTTGTTGCCGCACATTCATTTAGACGAACATTTCAACTGGCAAAAATTGCTGCGCCCGGTTTATTTCATCCCGGAAAGCAAGCATTTGGATGATCTGATGAAGGAATTTCAGAATCGCCGTGTGCATATGGCCATTGTCGTGGACGAATATGGCGGGACGAGCGGGTTAATCACACTAGAGGACATCATTGAAGAGATTTTCGGTGATATCAATGATGAATATGACGAGGATGATGAAGTGAATTACACCCAGGTAGACGATAACACTTACGTTTTCGAAGGAAAAGTTTCCATCAGCGACCTTTGTCGACTTCTGAACCTGGAAACGGATTATTTTGACGAAGTAAGGGGCAATAATGAGTCATTAGCAGGCCTGCTCCTCGAATTGTTTTCAAGATTGCCGCGCACAGGCGAAATGGCGACACACCGGGAAGTGACTTTTAAAGTGCAATCGGCTGATAAGAAGCGGATTAAGAAGGTTAGGGTGCTGGTTGGATAG
- a CDS encoding single-stranded DNA-binding protein yields the protein MAGSVNKVILIGNLGSDPEVRYLESGSAVAKFNIATTESYTNKSGERVDNTEWHRIELWEGLAKVAEKYLKKGNQVYIEGRIRTDSWTDKEGQQRTGVTIRANSMTLLGGPGAPGSGGGESSGGYAQQSSQPRAQQSPRSSDPIPPSLAAGNDDDDLPF from the coding sequence ATGGCAGGAAGCGTTAACAAGGTCATTTTGATAGGCAATCTGGGCAGCGATCCCGAAGTTAGATATCTGGAAAGCGGCTCGGCAGTGGCTAAATTCAACATTGCAACAACAGAATCATACACCAACAAAAGCGGCGAACGCGTCGATAATACGGAGTGGCACCGCATTGAGCTTTGGGAAGGATTGGCCAAAGTGGCGGAAAAATATCTGAAGAAAGGAAACCAGGTTTACATCGAAGGCCGCATCCGCACCGACAGCTGGACGGACAAAGAAGGACAGCAAAGAACCGGCGTTACGATCCGCGCAAACAGCATGACATTGCTGGGCGGTCCGGGCGCACCTGGGTCTGGCGGCGGCGAGAGCAGCGGCGGTTATGCACAACAATCTTCACAACCCAGAGCACAGCAATCACCTCGATCATCCGACCCGATCCCGCCATCACTGGCAGCCGGGAATGATGATGACGATCTGCCGTTCTGA
- a CDS encoding Gfo/Idh/MocA family protein, whose translation MQKIAMLGSGFIGRFYAESIHGQRGRDRVVAIYARRDESAQKFAKDYGCDFWSSSMEEVIAHPDVNMVCIALPNNVHEEAVKLCVKHKKAVISTKPLGRNAAEALRMMRATEEAGIFAGYLEDLCYTPKFLKSLESVKNGSLGRIIWAKSREAHPGPHSEWFWDIEQAGGGCILDLGCHCIEISRNFIGKDIKPVEVMCWADTQVKPIDAEDHAIALVKYENGAIGQFEVSWTFRGGMDLRDEVMGTEGTIWINNFLRTGFEMFTTGQNADGKGEDYVAEKAESNTGWLFPVGDEVNDLGYNHMFTDMFNAVENGREAAETFYDGYVVNAVIDAAYKSAKTKLWEKVELPVWRGQEGVTKPSNYTSYNDEYYLIKQEMTHDGRNKLILKHKITGKISEQDI comes from the coding sequence ATGCAGAAAATTGCAATGTTAGGTTCCGGTTTTATCGGACGATTTTATGCTGAATCCATTCATGGGCAGCGGGGCCGGGATAGGGTGGTTGCCATTTACGCACGGCGTGATGAAAGTGCCCAAAAGTTCGCCAAAGACTATGGCTGCGATTTCTGGTCGTCCAGTATGGAAGAAGTGATTGCGCACCCGGATGTGAATATGGTGTGCATTGCGTTGCCTAATAATGTTCATGAAGAGGCAGTTAAGCTTTGCGTGAAACATAAAAAGGCCGTTATTTCTACCAAACCACTCGGGCGCAATGCGGCGGAGGCATTGCGGATGATGAGGGCGACAGAGGAAGCAGGAATTTTTGCAGGTTATCTGGAAGATCTTTGTTACACGCCAAAGTTTTTAAAATCGCTCGAAAGTGTCAAAAACGGCTCATTAGGAAGGATTATCTGGGCAAAATCGCGTGAAGCGCATCCTGGTCCGCATAGTGAATGGTTCTGGGACATTGAGCAGGCCGGCGGCGGCTGCATCCTGGATTTGGGCTGTCATTGCATTGAAATATCACGCAATTTTATTGGTAAGGACATTAAGCCCGTTGAAGTCATGTGCTGGGCGGACACGCAGGTGAAACCTATTGATGCTGAGGATCATGCGATTGCATTGGTAAAATATGAAAACGGCGCTATCGGGCAGTTTGAAGTGAGCTGGACTTTTCGTGGCGGCATGGACCTGCGCGACGAAGTCATGGGAACCGAAGGCACGATCTGGATCAACAATTTCCTGCGGACGGGTTTTGAAATGTTTACAACAGGGCAGAATGCAGATGGAAAAGGAGAGGATTACGTAGCTGAAAAGGCCGAAAGCAATACAGGCTGGCTGTTTCCGGTGGGGGACGAGGTGAATGATCTGGGCTACAACCATATGTTCACCGATATGTTCAATGCCGTGGAAAATGGCAGGGAAGCGGCGGAAACTTTTTATGATGGCTATGTTGTGAATGCAGTGATTGATGCAGCTTACAAATCCGCGAAAACCAAGCTTTGGGAAAAAGTGGAACTGCCGGTCTGGCGCGGACAGGAAGGCGTGACCAAACCTTCAAACTACACTTCCTATAATGACGAATATTATTTGATCAAACAGGAAATGACGCATGACGGGCGGAATAAATTAATTTTGAAACATAAAATTACGGGCAAAATCAGCGAACAGGATATTTGA
- a CDS encoding phytanoyl-CoA dioxygenase family protein, producing MTSFSLNTSQIKTFHEDGYVVVKGLFSEEETNKLYRTAIENSVMQKNAMDLNDQSGKKTKLSLWFTPGDDVFGYLIRSERMVNSVWQLLGQESPVCHFHTKLMQKEPKVGGAWEWHQDYGYWYKNQFIFPDQLMSVMIALTPANKENGCLQVIKGSHKMGRVNHGFAGEQVGADMEMVNHALKTMELVYCEIEPGDALFFHSNLMHRSEANLSDHPRWSLISCYNSQSNIAYAETSTSWRVPVSVVPDRALLEWDASSFGDADFLKKEDDPALKTTGWESEVKTN from the coding sequence ATGACAAGTTTTAGTTTAAATACAAGCCAGATTAAGACATTCCATGAAGACGGTTATGTGGTCGTGAAAGGGCTGTTTTCGGAAGAGGAGACGAATAAATTATATCGGACGGCGATTGAAAACTCGGTCATGCAGAAAAATGCGATGGACCTGAATGACCAGTCGGGGAAGAAGACGAAGCTTTCGCTCTGGTTTACGCCGGGTGATGACGTTTTTGGTTATCTGATCCGCAGCGAACGCATGGTCAATTCGGTTTGGCAGTTGCTGGGGCAGGAGAGTCCGGTCTGTCATTTTCATACCAAACTAATGCAGAAAGAACCGAAGGTCGGCGGTGCCTGGGAGTGGCATCAGGATTATGGTTATTGGTATAAAAATCAGTTTATATTCCCGGATCAGTTAATGAGTGTAATGATCGCCCTGACGCCTGCAAACAAGGAAAATGGGTGTTTGCAAGTCATTAAGGGCTCTCATAAAATGGGCCGTGTCAATCATGGTTTTGCGGGTGAGCAGGTGGGCGCGGATATGGAAATGGTGAACCATGCATTGAAAACGATGGAGCTGGTTTATTGCGAAATTGAGCCGGGCGACGCATTATTCTTTCATAGTAACCTCATGCACAGGTCGGAAGCCAATTTGTCGGATCATCCGCGGTGGTCGCTGATCTCATGTTATAATTCACAATCCAACATTGCTTACGCCGAAACTTCCACATCCTGGCGTGTTCCGGTTTCCGTAGTTCCTGACCGGGCTTTGCTCGAATGGGACGCTTCATCCTTTGGCGATGCCGATTTTCTTAAAAAAGAAGATGATCCGGCGCTGAAAACAACTGGCTGGGAGAGTGAAGTGAAGACCAACTAA